A segment of the Pseudomonas serboccidentalis genome:
CCTGTGCATGGCGCTGCTGATCCGGCAATTGCTGAACTGGGTCGGTCGCCGCTATATCGCGAGGAACAGCCGATGAGCGACTTCACCTTCTGGGACATCCTGCGCAACCTGCTCACCGGCCTGCAATGGACGCTGGCGCTGTCGCTGGTGGCCTTCATTGGTGGCGGGATCGTCGGGCTGCTGATTCTGGTCATGCGCATCTCGAAAAATCCCTTGCCGAGCAACATCGCCCGCACCTGGATCGAGCTGTTCCAGGGCACACCGCTGCTGATGCAGCTGTTTCTGGTGTTCTTCGGTGTGGCGCTGGCCGGGATCGAAATCTCGCCGTGGATGGCGGCGGCGATTGCCCTGACGCTGTTTACCAGCGCTTATCTGGCGGAGATCTGGCGCGGTTGCGTCGAAGCGATTCCTCACGGTCAGTGGGAAGCCTCTTCAAGCCTGGCGCTGAATCCGCTGGAGCAACTGCGCTACGTGATCCTGCCACAAGCGCTGCGGATTGCCGTGGCGCCGACCGTGGGCTTCTCGGTGCAAGTGGTCAAAGGCACCGCCGTGACGTCGATCATCGGCTTCACCGAGCTGACCAAGACCGGCGGCATGCTCGCCAACGCCACCTTCGAACCGTTCATGGTCTACGGCCTCGTCGCCCTCGGCTACTTCCTGCTTTGCTACCCCTTGTCGCTCAGTGCGCGCTACCTGGAAAGGAGACTGCATGCCTCTGCTTAGAATTTCCGCCCTGCATAAATACTACGGCGATCACCACGTGCTCAAAGGCATCGACCTGAGCGTCGAAGAAGGCCAGGTGGTGGCGATCATCGGCCGCAGCGGCTCGGGCAAATCGACCCTGCTGCGCACCCTCAACGGCCTGGAGTCGATCAACGACGGGGTGATCGAAGTCGACGGCGAATACCTCGACGCTGCCCGCGCCGACCTGCGCAGTCTGCGGCAGAAAGTCGGCATGGTGTTCCAGCAGTTCAACCTGTTCCCGCACCTGACGGTGGGCGAAAACGTGATGCTCGCCCCGCAAGTGGTGCAGAAGGTGCCGAAGGCCAAGGCTGCCGAACTGGCGCGCAAGATGCTCGAACGCGTGGGCCTGGGGGAGAAATTCGATGCGTTCCCGGATCGCC
Coding sequences within it:
- a CDS encoding amino acid ABC transporter permease — encoded protein: MSDFTFWDILRNLLTGLQWTLALSLVAFIGGGIVGLLILVMRISKNPLPSNIARTWIELFQGTPLLMQLFLVFFGVALAGIEISPWMAAAIALTLFTSAYLAEIWRGCVEAIPHGQWEASSSLALNPLEQLRYVILPQALRIAVAPTVGFSVQVVKGTAVTSIIGFTELTKTGGMLANATFEPFMVYGLVALGYFLLCYPLSLSARYLERRLHASA
- a CDS encoding amino acid ABC transporter ATP-binding protein, which gives rise to MPLLRISALHKYYGDHHVLKGIDLSVEEGQVVAIIGRSGSGKSTLLRTLNGLESINDGVIEVDGEYLDAARADLRSLRQKVGMVFQQFNLFPHLTVGENVMLAPQVVQKVPKAKAAELARKMLERVGLGEKFDAFPDRLSGGQQQRVAIARALAMSPKVLLCDEITSALDPELVNEVLAVVRQLAKEGMTLIMVTHEMRFAREVGDKLVFMHHGKVHEVGDPKVLFANPQTAELANFIGTVEATA